In Limnohabitans sp. TEGF004, the genomic window AGCCCCATTGAGGACAAACCAAGCGTTTGTTAGATTGCTTTCGGGCAGCTTGCTGCTCCCCGCTTTACCTCCCTAGGCGGGCGTCTGGCGTGTCACAGCGCTTAGACGATTTGGCCCGACCTTGTGTCGGGCTTTTTTTGAGCGCGGCTAAACTGGCTGCATGCTTTGGATCAAATCTTTTCACATCATCTTCGTGGCCAGCTGGTTTGCGGGCTTGTTTTACCTGCCGCGCATCTTCGTGAATTTGGCGTCCGTGCCTGAAGGGTCCGACGCTGAAGAAGCCCGCTTGCTACTGATGGCGCGCAAGCTGATGCGCTTCACGACTTTGTTGATGGTGCCTGCGGTGGCCTTAGGCTTGGTGCTGTGGCTGTATTACGGCATTGGCTTGGTTGGCGTGGGCAATGGTTGGATGCATGCCAAGCTCACCATCGTGTTGCTGGCATTGGGCTACCACCACGGCTGCGGCCGCTTGTTGCGCAAGTTCGAAGCGCGCACCAACACGCGTGGCCACGTTTGGTATCGCTGGTTCAACGAGATTCCGGTGGTCTTGCTGACCATTGCCGTGATCTTGGTGGTCGTCAAACCTTTCTAAAACACGCGCTGGCCCATGCGTAAAACGTCCGCTTGGCCCCTGTCGCAAATTTGCGTGGCGTTGATCGTCTACGCCAGTCTGTATCCGTTTGACCATTGGCGTGACCAAGGCATTTGGACGTGGTCATTTCTCACCGCACCTTGGCCCAAGTATTGGTTGGGGTTTGATGTGGTGGCCAACGTCTTGGGTTACGCCCCGCTGGGCTTTTTCTTAACTTTGAGCGCCATGCGCATGGGCTGGCAAACCCGCGAGGTGTTGCTCTCCACGTTGGCGGCTGCGGTGCTGTCGCTCACGATGGAAGGCCTACAAAGCTACTTGCCAGCGCGCGTGCCATCGTTGCCAGATTTTTTGCTCAACACCTTGGGCGCTTTCATGGGTGCGGTGTTGGCCAATTCGCTCGAGCATTTAGGACTGCTGCGCCGCTGGAGCCAGTTTCGCGAACGTTGGTTTGTGCGTGACGCCTACATGGCCTTGGTGTTGATGGCGGTGTGGCCTGCCGCTTTGTTGTTTCCGGTGGCTGTGCCCCTGGGTTTGGGGCAGGTTTGGGAGCGTGTGGAAGATGCGTTGACCAGCGCTTTTGAAGCCACGCCGTTTGAAGATTGGATTCCGCTGCGTGCCTTTGAGCTGGAGCCTTTGCTGCCAGGCGCTGAGCTGTTGTGCGTGATGTTGGGCTTGCTTGTGCCGTGCTTGTTGGGCTTTGGTGTGATTCGCCAAGCGGGGCAGCGCTTGGTGTATGTGTTGGTGGTGTTGGGCATGGCGTTGGGCGTGAGTGCCTTGTCAGCCGCACTCAGCTACGGCCCCGCGCACGCGTGGACTTGGCTGGACTTGCCTGTGGTGCTGGGCTTGGTTTTTGGTTGTGTGGTGGCTTTGTTGTTCTTGCCGCTGTCGGCCCGCACTGCTTGGGCGTTTTTGTTGCTCGCGGTGTTGGTGCAACAAAGCGTGTTGAACCAGTCACCCGAGAGTGCGTACTTTGCACAGACCTTGCAAACTTGGGAGCAGGGCCGATTCATTCGCTTTCATGGCCTGGTGCAATGGTTGGGCTGGCTGTGGCCCTATGCCGTGTTGATGCTGGCGCTGGGGCGTTTGTCACGTGAGCGCAGCACGCAAAACTAAAATCTCTTCATGACTCAAAACTCGTACTACAAACATCACATTTTTTTCTGCCTGAATCAGCGCGAGAACGGCCAAGATTGCTGTGCCAACCACGGCGCACAAGAAACGTTTGACCATTGCAAAGCCCAAGTCAAAGCGGCAGGCCTCGCAGGCGCGGGCGGCGTGCGGGTGAACAAGGCGGGCTGCTTAGACCGCTGCGCAGGCGGCCCCGTGGCGGTGGTGTATCCCGAAGGCGTTTGGTACACGGTGATGGATAAGAGCGATGTGAACGAGATTGTGGAAAGCCACTTGAAAAACGGCCAAGTGGTTGAGCGCTTGGTGGTACCCGCCCACGTGGGGCGTTGAGGCAGTCATGAATTCACAAACCCAAAAAATCACCCTTGAAGGCGAAGCGGGCGTCATTGAAGCTTTGCGTGACGAGCCCGAGGGCGTGTCGCGTGGTGTGGCCATCGTGGCGCACCCGCACCCTTTGTTTGGCGGCACCATGGACAACAAAGTGGTGCAAACACTGGCGCGTGCCTTTGTGCAATGCGGCTGGACGGTGGTACGTTTTAATTTTCGCGGCGTCGGCGCGTCGGCGGGCGAGCACGATACAGGCGCTGGCGAAGCGCGTGACTTTTTGCGCGTGGTTGAACAAGTAGCGCCCAGTGGTCTGTTGGTGATTGCAGGCTTTTCGTTTGGCTCTTTTGTGGCCAGCCATGCTTTGGCCGAGCTGCACAC contains:
- a CDS encoding CopD family protein, whose product is MLWIKSFHIIFVASWFAGLFYLPRIFVNLASVPEGSDAEEARLLLMARKLMRFTTLLMVPAVALGLVLWLYYGIGLVGVGNGWMHAKLTIVLLALGYHHGCGRLLRKFEARTNTRGHVWYRWFNEIPVVLLTIAVILVVVKPF
- a CDS encoding alpha/beta fold hydrolase, with protein sequence MNSQTQKITLEGEAGVIEALRDEPEGVSRGVAIVAHPHPLFGGTMDNKVVQTLARAFVQCGWTVVRFNFRGVGASAGEHDTGAGEARDFLRVVEQVAPSGLLVIAGFSFGSFVASHALAELHTHRAIEKVVFVGTAAQRFTVAPIASELHDKTLVVHGEQDDTVSLASVMDWARPQSLPVTVVPGGGHFFHGQLPLLKNLVVRHLQG
- a CDS encoding VanZ family protein gives rise to the protein MRKTSAWPLSQICVALIVYASLYPFDHWRDQGIWTWSFLTAPWPKYWLGFDVVANVLGYAPLGFFLTLSAMRMGWQTREVLLSTLAAAVLSLTMEGLQSYLPARVPSLPDFLLNTLGAFMGAVLANSLEHLGLLRRWSQFRERWFVRDAYMALVLMAVWPAALLFPVAVPLGLGQVWERVEDALTSAFEATPFEDWIPLRAFELEPLLPGAELLCVMLGLLVPCLLGFGVIRQAGQRLVYVLVVLGMALGVSALSAALSYGPAHAWTWLDLPVVLGLVFGCVVALLFLPLSARTAWAFLLLAVLVQQSVLNQSPESAYFAQTLQTWEQGRFIRFHGLVQWLGWLWPYAVLMLALGRLSRERSTQN
- a CDS encoding (2Fe-2S) ferredoxin domain-containing protein — encoded protein: MTQNSYYKHHIFFCLNQRENGQDCCANHGAQETFDHCKAQVKAAGLAGAGGVRVNKAGCLDRCAGGPVAVVYPEGVWYTVMDKSDVNEIVESHLKNGQVVERLVVPAHVGR